A single genomic interval of Piliocolobus tephrosceles isolate RC106 chromosome 7, ASM277652v3, whole genome shotgun sequence harbors:
- the CHRNB3 gene encoding neuronal acetylcholine receptor subunit beta-3, with protein sequence MMLPDFMLVLIILGIPSSATAGFSSIAENEDALLRHLFQGYQKWVRPVLHSNDTIKVYFGLKISQLVDVDEKNQLMTTNVWLKQEWTDHKLRWNPDDYGGIHSIKVPSESLWLPDIVLFENADGRFEGSLMTKVIVKSNGTVVWTPPASYKSSCTMDVTFFPFDRQNCSMKFGSWTYDGTMVDLILIDENVDRKDFFDNGEWEILNAKGMKGNRRDGMYSYPFITYSFVLRRLPLFYTLFLIIPCLGLSFLTVLVFYLPSDEGEKLSLSTSVLVSLTVFLLVIEEIIPSSSKVIPLIGEYLLFIMIFVTLSIIVTVFVINVHHRSSSTYHPMAPWVKRFFLQKLPKLLCMKDHMDRYSFPQKEESQPVVKGKALEKQKQKQLSDGEKVLVAFLEKAADSIRYISRHVKKEHFISQVVQDWKFVAQVLDRIFLWLFLIVSVTGSVLIFTPALKMWLHSYH encoded by the exons ATGATGCTCCCAGATTTTATGCTGGTTCTCATCATCCTTGGCATCCCTTCCTCAG CCACTGCAGGATTCAGTTCAATCGCCGAAAATGAAGATGCCCTCCTCAGACATTTGTTCCAAGGTTATCAGAAATGGGTCCGCCCTGTATTACATTCTAATGACACCATAAAAGTATATTTTGGATTGAAAATATCCCAGCTCGTAGATGTG GATGAAAAGAATCAGCTGATGACAACCAATGTGTGGCTCAAACAG GAATGGACAGACCACAAGTTACGCTGGAATCCTGATGATTATGGTGGGATCCATTCCATTAAAGTTCCATCAGAATCTCTGTGGCTTCCTGACATAGTTCTCTTTGAAAA CGCTGACGGCCGTTTTGAAGGCTCCCTGATGACCAAGGTCATCGTGAAATCAAACGGAACCGTTGTCTGGACCCCTCCCGCCAGCTACAAAAGCTCCTGCACCATGGACGTCACGTTTTTCCCGTTCGACCGACAGAACTGCTCCATGAAGTTTGGATCCTGGACTTATGATGGCACCATGGTTGACCTCATTTTGATCGATGAAAATGTTGACAGAAAGGACTTCTTCGATAACGGAGAATGGGAAATACTGAACGCAAAGGGGATGAAGGGGAACAGAAGGGACGGCATGTACTCCTATCCCTTTATCACATATTCCTTCGTCCTGAGACGCCTGCCTTTATTCTACACACTCTTTCTCATCATCCCCTGCCTGGGGCTGTCTTTCCTAACAGTTCTCGTGTTCTATTTACCTTCAGATGAAGGAGAAAAACTTTCATTATCCACATCAGTCTTGGTTTCTCTGACAGTTTTCCTTTTAGTGATTGAAGAAATCATCCCATCGTCTTCCAAAGTCATTCCTCTCATTGGGGAGTACCTGCTGTTCATCATGATTTTCGTGACCCTGTCCATCATTGTTACCGTGTTTGTCATTAACGTTCACCATAGATCTTCTTCCACATACCACCCCATGGCCCCCTGGGTTAAGAGGTTCTTTCTGCAGAAACTTCCAAAATTACTTTGCATGAAAGACCACATGGATCGCTACTCATTCCCACAGAAAGAGGAGAGTCAACCAGTAGTGAAAGGCAAAGCTCtcgaaaaacagaaacagaaacagcttAGTGATGGAGAAAAAGTTCTGGTTGCTTTTTTGGAAAAAGCTGCTGATTCCATTAGATACATTTCAAGACATgtgaagaaagaacattttatcAGCCAG gTAGTACAAGACTGGAAATTTGTAGCTCAAGTTCTTGACCGAATCTTCCTGTGGCTCTTTCTGATAGTGTCAGTTACAGGCTCGGTTCTGATTTTTACCCCTGCTTTGAAGATGTGGCTACATAGTTACCATTAG